GGGGCTTACCTCTACGCCGTTGGTGGTGCCCATGTTGGCCTCAAGAAGCGTAACCTCGCCTTTGGGCGAAATGCGCCAGAGGTTGCCCGTGTTATCCTTCCAGTTGGGGTCGCTGGCAAAGAGGATGCCGCTGGTGGTGATGGCCACATCGTTGGGCTGGTTCATCTTTGGCTCGTGGGCAAATACCTTCACCTCCTTGCTCCCCTTTTGTATAACGAGGATGTTGTGCCCGGTGTAGTCGGCAATAAGCATATCGCCCTTGCGGTTGAAGCGGATGCCGTTGCCGGTGCTCCCCTCGGGGAGATTAACGAAGAGCGATGGGGTGCCCTGCTTGTCGATTTGGCCGATGGTGCCCTTTCGCTCGAAGTTTACGAGGTAGAGAATGCCGTCGGGCCCTTGGGCTGGGCCTTCGATGCTTTTCGAGAAAACCATCTCGGCGGTTAAATCTTTTGGATGGTAAAGGCTGTCGCCTTTTTGTGCCATTACCGTTGATGCGGTTAGCAGCGCTGCTAGCAGAAGTATCTTTTGCATGGTAGAGGTTGTTTTAGCGGCATCAAATATAGCACGATGCCGCTGGCTTTGCTGCTTTTACCCGATGTTTTGCCCAAATTGACCTTTGTGCGCATCCTTTGCCATCAATTTTATACTTTTAGGGGCATTATAAAAATGAATGATAGATGAGAGCAGTAGTTCAGCGGGTGGCAAAGGCTTCGGTTTCTATCGATGGCGAGGTAAAGTCTTCGATAGGCGGGGGACTGCTTGTCCTTGTAGGGATAGAGGATGCCGATACCTCGGAGGATGTTGAGTGGCTTAGCGGAAAGATCGTTCGGATGCGCATCTTTGAGGATGAGCAAGGGGTGATGAACCGTTCGGTTGTAGAGGCTGAGGGCGACATCATCGTTGTTAGCCAGTTTACGCTACACGCCTCCACCAAGAAGGGGAATCGGCCATCGTACATCAAGGCATCTAAGCCCGATTTCGCCATACCGATGTACAACCAGCTTGTAGCCCAGGTGGAGCGCGATCTGGGTAAGCCTGTGGGTACGGGAATCTTTGGCGCCGATATGCAGGTGGAGCTGCTCAACGATGGTCCTGTTACCATCATCATCGATACTAAAAACCGGGAGTAATGACTATAGAGGAGGCTCAAGCCCGCGTGGATGCGTGGATTAAGGAGTACGGCGTGCGCTACTTTAACGAGATGACCAACCTTGCCGTTCTGATGGAGGAGGTGGGCGAGGTGGCGCGCATCATGGCTCGGCGCTACGGCGAGCAGTCGGAGAAGGAGAGCGACAAGGGCAAGCGGCTAGACGACGAGCTGGCCGATGTGCTGTTTGTGCTGATGTGCATTGCCAACCAAACCGGCATCGACCTTACCCAGGCCCTCGAAAAGAATCTGGAGAAGAAAACGCTGCGCGATGCCAACCGGCATAAGCAGAACCCTAAGCTGTAGCCGCTACTGCAGCTGCCAGCTGATGGGCTCCTTGCCCTGCGCCTTCAGCAGCTCGTTGGTCTTCGAGAAGTGCTTGCATCCCAGGAAACCCCGCGAGGCCGATAGCGGCGAGGGGTGCACCGACTTTAGGATATGGTGCTTCGACGTGTCGATGATCGAGCCCTTGGCCTGCGCGTAGTTGCCCCAGAGCAGGAATACTACCCCCGAAAGGTTGTCGGAAACGGCTTTTATGGCCGCGTCGGTAAAGGTTTCCCAGCCCTTCTTCTGGTGCGAGCCGGCGGTATGCGCCCTCACAGTCAGGGTTGCATTGAGCAGGAGCACGCCCTGCTTGGCCCACGAGGTAAGGTTGCCGTGTTGCGGGCGTGGGATTCCCAAATCGGCATTTTGCTCCTTAAAGATGTTTACCAGCGATGGGGGCGGCTGTACGCCCTCGGGCACCGAGAAGCATAGCCCGTGCGCCTGGCCGGGGCCGTGGTAGGGGTCCTGCCCTAGGATTACCACCTTCACCTGGTCGAGCGGGGTGGCGTTAAAGGCGTTGAAGATAAGCGGCCCTGGAGGGTAAACCACGTGGTGCTTCTTCTCCTCCACCAAAAATGCTTTCAGCGACTTAAAGTACTCCTTCTCGAACTCCTCGTTGAGCACCTTGTACCAGCTTTCGTGTATGTCGGGCTTCTTGCTTGCTTCCATCTTGCTTGGCAGTTTGCGCAAAGTAAGCCTAAAATGGGCTTACCGCCAAATGGCGGGGTTTCCTTTTCAGGGGATTCGCTTTGGATTTAACCAACGCCTCCTTCTTCCTTCTTCTACCTCCATCTGGTTGCCATGCTAGCACCCGTTCCGCCCCGATTTTGTCGACCCAAGCCGAGGGGCTTTGCTACTGCAATGCCGCTAATCCTATGCCCAACGGTGGACCATCGCTTAGCAGTATGATTTCAAATTAGCCCATGGGTGGACCATCACTTTTCCGAATTGTAAAGGCATTGTCCGACCATGGCCCATCATAGCGCAAAGCTGCCAAAGCAAGGGCCACGCATGGGCAATGATAAAACAAAGCTGAACAGCCCAAGTCCAACGGTGGATCATCGCTTAGCAGAAAGGATATGGATAGGTCCAATGGTGGACCATCACTTTTCCGAATTGCACAAGCATTGTCCGA
This window of the uncultured Acetobacteroides sp. genome carries:
- a CDS encoding SMP-30/gluconolactonase/LRE family protein, with protein sequence MQKILLLAALLTASTVMAQKGDSLYHPKDLTAEMVFSKSIEGPAQGPDGILYLVNFERKGTIGQIDKQGTPSLFVNLPEGSTGNGIRFNRKGDMLIADYTGHNILVIQKGSKEVKVFAHEPKMNQPNDVAITTSGILFASDPNWKDNTGNLWRISPKGEVTLLEANMGTTNGVEVSPNNRHLYVNESIQRRIWRYDLDKQGNISNKTLFYTFADFGMDGMRCDKKGNLYVTRHGKGTVVILSPKGELLREVTMKGKLPSNIAFGGKDGKICYITLQDRGCVEVFRNEVAGREY
- the dtd gene encoding D-aminoacyl-tRNA deacylase, producing the protein MRAVVQRVAKASVSIDGEVKSSIGGGLLVLVGIEDADTSEDVEWLSGKIVRMRIFEDEQGVMNRSVVEAEGDIIVVSQFTLHASTKKGNRPSYIKASKPDFAIPMYNQLVAQVERDLGKPVGTGIFGADMQVELLNDGPVTIIIDTKNRE
- a CDS encoding nucleotide pyrophosphohydrolase, coding for MTIEEAQARVDAWIKEYGVRYFNEMTNLAVLMEEVGEVARIMARRYGEQSEKESDKGKRLDDELADVLFVLMCIANQTGIDLTQALEKNLEKKTLRDANRHKQNPKL
- the ung gene encoding uracil-DNA glycosylase; translated protein: MEASKKPDIHESWYKVLNEEFEKEYFKSLKAFLVEEKKHHVVYPPGPLIFNAFNATPLDQVKVVILGQDPYHGPGQAHGLCFSVPEGVQPPPSLVNIFKEQNADLGIPRPQHGNLTSWAKQGVLLLNATLTVRAHTAGSHQKKGWETFTDAAIKAVSDNLSGVVFLLWGNYAQAKGSIIDTSKHHILKSVHPSPLSASRGFLGCKHFSKTNELLKAQGKEPISWQLQ